In one window of Streptomyces sp. FXJ1.172 DNA:
- a CDS encoding DUF5819 family protein, translating to MEQFTKTTGDSTSPRSSDIRVGSPRASEAAGPAAGCVEPAVLPDAGATGDVATTGGIGRDTVTHVRSTRSLAVLTATAAVLLGAVLWHLCMVFLTLAPANSVTNRYQKAINGYIYPEFGQNWQMFAPNPLAQNVSVGARVQTLGRDGTRHTWSWENLSFPHLQAMKHNPVPSHLDQNVLRRSWDFYTESHDLKDKPTNGMRSELSAEYLTRIALQHFGHQWNGERIVRIQLASRTNAVAPPKWTGQKTPDTTAYRILPWWPVEEKFYEEL from the coding sequence ATGGAGCAGTTCACGAAGACAACGGGCGATTCGACGTCGCCCAGAAGCTCCGACATTCGGGTTGGCTCGCCAAGGGCGTCCGAGGCGGCCGGCCCGGCAGCGGGATGCGTCGAACCGGCCGTCCTTCCCGACGCGGGCGCTACCGGCGACGTAGCCACTACCGGAGGCATCGGGCGAGATACCGTCACGCACGTCCGATCGACGAGATCTCTGGCAGTATTGACGGCTACGGCCGCCGTCCTGCTCGGTGCGGTGTTGTGGCACCTCTGCATGGTTTTCCTGACTCTCGCGCCAGCCAATTCCGTGACAAATAGGTATCAAAAAGCGATCAATGGCTACATCTATCCGGAATTTGGTCAGAATTGGCAGATGTTCGCCCCCAACCCGCTGGCTCAGAATGTGTCGGTCGGTGCACGGGTTCAGACGCTGGGGCGTGACGGCACCCGTCACACGTGGAGCTGGGAAAACCTCTCATTCCCGCATTTGCAGGCCATGAAACACAATCCGGTTCCCAGTCATCTGGACCAGAATGTGCTACGCCGGTCCTGGGATTTCTATACGGAATCACATGATCTGAAGGACAAGCCTACGAACGGCATGCGCAGTGAACTTTCCGCCGAATACCTGACGCGGATCGCGCTTCAGCATTTCGGCCATCAGTGGAACGGCGAACGGATCGTCCGTATCCAACTCGCCAGCCGTACCAATGCCGTTGCCCCTCCGAAGTGGACGGGACAGAAAACGCCGGACACGACGGCCTACAGAATCCTGCCGTGGTGGCCGGTCGAGGAGAAGTTCTACGAGGAGCTGTGA
- a CDS encoding PH domain-containing protein, with translation MAKIPEGLRDDLAEAVARENSLWGSKKSLLVASGALRDDERVLAATTTFRKQGNVNQQGALIVTDQRLLFVHARAFASATEEIPLANISGVIDRRGLLQGAIVVTGAGGITTRFTNITKDRVGPVMEAIRSHLRVPGSATVAPAAAGSDSADQIRKLAELRDAGILTEEEFTAKKRQILGL, from the coding sequence ATGGCGAAGATTCCCGAAGGGCTGCGTGACGACCTGGCCGAGGCGGTCGCGCGGGAGAACTCCCTCTGGGGGTCGAAGAAGAGCCTGCTCGTCGCCTCTGGGGCCCTGCGCGACGACGAGCGCGTGCTCGCCGCGACGACGACGTTCCGCAAGCAGGGCAACGTCAACCAGCAGGGAGCGCTGATCGTCACCGACCAGAGGCTGCTGTTCGTCCACGCGCGGGCGTTCGCCTCGGCGACGGAGGAGATCCCCTTGGCCAACATCTCGGGAGTCATCGACCGCAGGGGCCTGCTTCAGGGCGCCATCGTCGTAACTGGCGCCGGCGGCATCACGACCCGCTTCACCAACATCACCAAGGACCGCGTCGGGCCAGTGATGGAAGCGATCCGCTCCCACCTTCGTGTGCCGGGGAGCGCTACGGTCGCCCCTGCCGCGGCGGGCTCGGACTCGGCGGATCAGATCAGGAAGCTGGCTGAGCTGCGGGATGCCGGAATCCTGACGGAGGAGGAATTCACGGCCAAGAAGCGGCAGATCTTGGGGCTGTAG
- a CDS encoding CYTH and CHAD domain-containing protein produces MADAKREIERKYESDDSGLPDLTGVGGVAAVLDKGLVELDATYYDTADERLAAAALTLRRRTGGSDAGWHLKFPVAPGVRDEIRAPLSDSVPDELAGLVRSRVRDAELIPLVRLRTARDVRHLVDADGALLAEASVDAVTAERLTGKGGAAQWTEIEVELAEGGDPAFLDLVEKRLCKAGVRPSRSPSKLARALAQTAGRRKSRTSGGKDKPERPATAGDHVLAYLRAQRDVLVDLDPAVRRDVPDAVHRMRVATRRARSTLRSFRSVLDRHATDPLAAELKWLAGELGIDRDQEVLAERLTTALDALPPALVTGPVRARLEAWAKARHGSAHGHLTGVLDSRRHLTLLDTLDTLLADPPLRTAGGKRPEKVLDKAVRKDLAALSALVGQALDLPPGEERDIAVHEARKKAKRTRYAAEAATEALGKPARTLTRNMKSLTTLLGEHQDSVMARRTLRELSAVAHAAGESAFTYGLLYGREEARAARAEGELPGLWRETGSGAFG; encoded by the coding sequence ATGGCGGATGCGAAACGCGAGATCGAGCGCAAGTACGAATCCGACGACAGCGGGCTTCCCGACCTGACCGGCGTCGGCGGGGTGGCGGCCGTGCTCGACAAGGGCCTGGTCGAACTCGACGCCACCTACTACGACACTGCCGACGAACGCCTGGCGGCCGCCGCTCTCACCCTGCGCCGCCGCACCGGCGGTTCGGACGCCGGCTGGCATCTGAAGTTCCCGGTCGCCCCCGGGGTCCGCGACGAGATCCGCGCCCCGCTCTCCGACAGCGTCCCCGATGAGCTCGCCGGCCTCGTCCGCTCCCGGGTCAGGGACGCCGAGCTGATCCCGCTGGTCCGGCTGCGCACCGCCCGCGACGTCCGCCACCTGGTCGACGCCGACGGCGCGCTGCTGGCCGAGGCGAGCGTCGACGCCGTGACCGCCGAACGGCTCACCGGCAAGGGCGGGGCCGCCCAGTGGACCGAGATCGAGGTGGAACTGGCCGAGGGCGGCGACCCCGCCTTCCTGGACCTGGTGGAGAAACGGCTGTGCAAGGCGGGCGTACGCCCCTCGCGCTCGCCGTCGAAGCTCGCCCGGGCCCTGGCCCAGACCGCCGGCCGCCGCAAGAGCCGCACGAGCGGCGGGAAGGACAAGCCCGAGCGGCCGGCCACCGCCGGCGATCACGTCCTCGCCTACCTCCGCGCCCAGCGCGACGTACTGGTCGACCTGGACCCCGCCGTCCGCCGTGACGTACCCGACGCGGTGCACCGCATGCGCGTCGCCACCCGCCGCGCCCGCAGCACCCTGCGCAGCTTCCGCTCGGTCCTCGACCGCCACGCCACCGACCCCCTCGCCGCGGAGCTGAAATGGCTCGCGGGCGAGCTGGGCATCGACCGCGACCAGGAAGTGCTGGCCGAACGCCTCACAACCGCCCTGGACGCCCTGCCGCCCGCCCTCGTCACCGGCCCGGTCCGCGCACGCCTCGAAGCCTGGGCGAAGGCCCGGCACGGCAGCGCCCACGGCCATCTGACCGGTGTCCTGGACTCCCGCCGCCATCTCACCCTGCTGGACACGCTGGACACCCTCCTCGCCGACCCGCCGCTGCGCACAGCGGGCGGCAAGCGGCCGGAGAAGGTGCTCGACAAGGCCGTACGCAAGGACCTCGCCGCCCTGTCCGCCCTGGTCGGACAGGCGCTCGACCTCCCGCCCGGCGAAGAGCGCGACATCGCGGTGCACGAGGCCCGCAAGAAGGCCAAGCGCACCCGGTACGCGGCCGAGGCGGCCACCGAGGCCCTGGGAAAACCGGCCCGCACCCTCACCAGGAACATGAAGTCCCTGACGACCCTCCTCGGCGAACACCAGGACAGCGTCATGGCCCGCCGGACCCTGCGCGAGCTGTCCGCGGTGGCGCACGCGGCGGGGGAGAGCGCGTTCACATACGGGCTGCTGTACGGGCGGGAGGAGGCACGCGCGGCACGCGCGGAGGGGGAGCTGCCCGGGCTGTGGCGGGAGACCGGGTCCGGTGCCTTCGGCTGA
- a CDS encoding TIGR03960 family B12-binding radical SAM protein — MSVESVFPQLEALLPHVQKPIQYVGGELNSTVKEWDSCDVRWTLMYPDAYEVGLPNQGVMILYEVLNEQEGVLAERTYSVWPDLEALMREHGVPQFTVDSHRPVKAFDVFGLSFSTELGYTNMLTALDLAGIPLESKDRTIDDPIVLAGGHAAFNPEPIADFIDAAIVGDGEQAVLDMTRIIREWKAEGRPGGREEVLFRLAKTGGVYIPAFYDVEYLPDGRIARVVPNKSGVPWRVSKHTVMDLDEWPYPKQPLVPLAETVHERMSVEIFRGCTRGCRFCQAGMITRPVRERSITGIGDMVDKGLKATGFEEVGLLSLSSADHSEIGDIAKGLADRYEEDKIGLSLPSTRVDAFNVDLANELTRNGRRSGLTFAPEGGSERMRKVINKMVSEEDLIRTVATAYGNGWRQVKLYFMCGLPTETDDDVLQIADMATHVIQKGREVSGSNDIRCTVSIGGFVPKPHTPFQWAPQLSAEETDARLAKLRDKIRGDKKYGRSIGFRYHDGKPGIVEGLLSRGDRRTGAVIRAVYEDGGRFDGWREHFSYDRWMACAEKALAPFGVDVDWYTTRERGYEEVLPWDHLDSGLDKDWLWEDWQDALDETEVEDCRWTPCFDCGVCPQMDTQIQIGPTGKKLLPLTVKNAGPTPASSGHVH; from the coding sequence ATGTCTGTCGAGTCGGTGTTCCCGCAGCTCGAAGCCCTGCTCCCGCATGTGCAGAAGCCGATCCAGTACGTGGGCGGCGAGCTGAACTCCACCGTCAAGGAGTGGGACAGCTGCGACGTCCGCTGGACGCTCATGTACCCGGACGCCTACGAGGTCGGCCTGCCCAACCAGGGCGTCATGATCCTCTACGAGGTCCTCAACGAGCAGGAGGGCGTGCTCGCCGAGCGCACCTACAGCGTGTGGCCGGACCTCGAGGCGCTCATGCGCGAGCACGGCGTCCCGCAGTTCACGGTGGACAGCCACCGCCCGGTGAAGGCCTTCGACGTGTTCGGCCTGAGCTTCTCCACGGAGCTGGGCTACACGAACATGCTCACGGCCCTGGACCTGGCGGGCATCCCCCTGGAGTCCAAGGACCGCACGATCGACGACCCGATCGTCCTGGCGGGCGGCCACGCGGCCTTCAACCCGGAACCGATCGCGGACTTCATCGACGCGGCCATCGTCGGCGACGGCGAGCAGGCCGTCCTCGACATGACGAGGATCATCCGCGAGTGGAAGGCGGAGGGCCGCCCGGGCGGCCGCGAGGAGGTCCTCTTCCGCCTGGCGAAGACGGGCGGGGTGTACATCCCGGCGTTCTACGACGTCGAGTACCTCCCGGACGGCCGCATCGCCCGCGTCGTACCGAACAAGAGCGGCGTGCCCTGGCGCGTGTCGAAGCACACGGTCATGGACCTGGACGAGTGGCCGTACCCCAAGCAGCCCCTCGTGCCCCTGGCCGAGACGGTCCACGAGCGCATGTCGGTGGAGATCTTCCGCGGCTGCACCCGCGGCTGCCGCTTCTGCCAGGCCGGCATGATCACCCGCCCGGTGCGCGAGCGCTCCATCACGGGCATCGGCGACATGGTCGACAAGGGCCTGAAGGCGACGGGTTTCGAGGAGGTGGGCCTCCTCTCCCTCTCCTCGGCCGACCACAGCGAGATCGGCGACATCGCGAAGGGCCTGGCGGACAGGTACGAGGAAGACAAGATCGGCCTGTCCCTCCCCTCCACCCGGGTCGACGCCTTCAACGTCGACCTGGCGAACGAGCTGACGCGCAACGGCCGCCGCTCGGGCCTGACCTTCGCCCCCGAGGGCGGCTCGGAGCGCATGCGCAAGGTCATCAACAAGATGGTCTCGGAGGAAGACCTCATCCGTACGGTGGCGACGGCGTACGGCAACGGCTGGCGCCAGGTGAAGCTGTACTTCATGTGCGGCCTGCCGACCGAGACGGACGACGACGTCCTCCAGATCGCCGACATGGCGACCCACGTCATCCAGAAGGGCCGAGAGGTCTCGGGCTCCAACGACATCCGCTGCACGGTCTCGATCGGCGGCTTCGTCCCCAAGCCCCACACCCCCTTCCAGTGGGCCCCGCAGCTCTCGGCGGAGGAGACGGACGCACGTCTCGCGAAGCTCCGGGACAAGATCCGCGGCGACAAGAAGTACGGCCGCTCGATCGGCTTCCGCTACCACGACGGCAAGCCGGGCATCGTCGAAGGCCTCCTGTCCCGCGGCGACCGCCGCACCGGCGCCGTGATCCGCGCGGTCTACGAGGACGGCGGCCGCTTCGACGGCTGGCGCGAGCACTTCTCCTACGACCGCTGGATGGCCTGCGCCGAAAAGGCGCTCGCCCCCTTCGGCGTGGACGTCGACTGGTACACCACCCGCGAGCGCGGCTACGAGGAGGTCCTGCCCTGGGACCACCTCGACTCCGGCCTGGACAAGGACTGGCTCTGGGAGGACTGGCAGGACGCCCTCGACGAAACAGAGGTCGAGGACTGCCGCTGGACACCGTGCTTCGACTGCGGCGTCTGCCCGCAGATGGACACCCAGATCCAAATCGGCCCGACCGGCAAGAAGTTGCTGCCTCTCACGGTCAAGAACGCGGGTCCGACGCCGGCTTCGAGCGGTCACGTGCACTGA
- the mrdA gene encoding penicillin-binding protein 2 produces MTNIPETGRTPRVQIRLVVIQILVLSLLGTLGGRLWYLQIREGAQYQKEASGNHVQQVVDPAVRGDILDARGVPLADNETRLVVSASRTELLKEKDGGKAVLTKLAGVLGMTPEEVKQKVRLCDAKTPQPCWNGSPYQPIPITDKATPKQALQIRERSEDFPGISAEPEAVRRYPGPGNSNTAQVLGYLSPVTDAEIQKAKDTNSPYLRSDMVGRSGLEREYDKELRGKAGVTRYEVDNLGRVIGKAKSDAAEPGSNLVTSIDSRVQRVAEYELDNAMKAARQQFDKNTGENFKADSGAVVVMEAKTGRIVAMASAPTYDPNAWVGGISAKDYKALTGKDSDYPLLNRAIQGQAAPGSTFKVVSTAAAVQAGYAWDGGYPCTSSYSVGGQVFKNFEGENFGDISLGRALEVSCDTVFYGLGDNEWKKDGGINPKKGQPKDWFFKTAHQFGLGKQTGIDLPNEVTGRVPDRQWKLDYWKANKDAWCKYGKKDGTYVERIYYEDCLEGNKMREGDEINYSIGQGDTLVTPIQEAMIYGAVANGGTEYFPTIGKAVISPDGKSVQEIKPRVQRKLPVSQATLKGMNDAFAGVITRGTAAWKFNGWPQDKIQLHGKTGTAEVYGKQTTGWLATYSKDYSVIMTISQAGTGSGSAGEAVRNIYSALYGVQGDGSIDNKKALLPQPQQGLPKVRTDGTIDAPKITGDPGKDAEASQKDNPSNNSDQQPATSPSPTTGNRNTRRRPRRRGSRRMPA; encoded by the coding sequence GTGACCAACATCCCCGAGACCGGTCGGACCCCACGGGTCCAGATCCGGCTCGTCGTGATCCAGATCCTCGTCCTCTCCCTCCTCGGCACACTCGGCGGCCGCCTGTGGTATCTCCAGATCCGCGAGGGAGCCCAATACCAGAAGGAGGCATCCGGCAACCACGTCCAGCAGGTCGTCGACCCCGCAGTGCGCGGCGACATCCTGGACGCCCGGGGCGTCCCCCTCGCCGACAACGAGACCCGCCTGGTCGTCTCCGCCTCCCGCACCGAGCTGCTCAAGGAGAAGGACGGCGGCAAGGCCGTCCTCACCAAGCTGGCCGGTGTCCTCGGCATGACGCCCGAGGAGGTGAAGCAGAAGGTCCGGCTGTGCGACGCCAAGACCCCCCAGCCGTGCTGGAACGGCTCGCCGTACCAGCCGATCCCGATCACCGACAAGGCGACGCCCAAGCAGGCCCTGCAGATCCGCGAGCGCTCCGAGGACTTCCCCGGCATCAGCGCCGAGCCCGAGGCCGTGCGCCGCTACCCCGGCCCGGGCAACTCCAACACCGCGCAGGTGCTCGGCTATCTCTCGCCCGTCACCGACGCGGAGATCCAGAAGGCCAAGGACACCAACTCGCCCTACCTGCGCTCCGACATGGTCGGCCGCTCCGGCCTGGAGCGGGAGTACGACAAGGAGCTGCGCGGCAAGGCCGGCGTGACCCGCTACGAGGTGGACAACCTCGGCCGGGTCATCGGCAAGGCCAAGTCGGATGCCGCCGAGCCCGGTTCCAACCTGGTCACCAGCATCGACTCCCGGGTCCAGCGCGTCGCCGAGTACGAGCTGGACAACGCCATGAAGGCCGCCCGCCAGCAGTTCGACAAGAACACCGGCGAGAACTTCAAGGCCGACTCCGGCGCCGTCGTCGTCATGGAGGCCAAGACCGGCCGGATCGTCGCGATGGCCTCGGCGCCGACCTACGACCCGAACGCGTGGGTGGGCGGCATCTCCGCCAAGGACTACAAGGCCCTCACCGGCAAGGACTCCGACTACCCGCTGCTCAACCGGGCCATCCAGGGCCAGGCGGCTCCCGGTTCGACGTTCAAGGTGGTCTCCACGGCCGCCGCGGTCCAGGCCGGCTACGCCTGGGACGGCGGCTACCCCTGCACCAGCTCCTACTCGGTCGGCGGCCAGGTCTTCAAGAACTTCGAGGGCGAGAACTTCGGCGACATCTCCCTGGGCCGCGCCCTGGAGGTCTCCTGCGACACCGTCTTCTACGGCCTCGGCGACAACGAGTGGAAGAAGGACGGCGGCATCAACCCCAAGAAGGGCCAGCCCAAGGACTGGTTCTTCAAGACGGCCCACCAGTTCGGCCTCGGCAAGCAGACCGGCATCGACCTGCCCAACGAGGTCACCGGCCGCGTCCCCGACCGCCAGTGGAAGCTCGACTACTGGAAGGCCAACAAGGACGCCTGGTGCAAGTACGGCAAGAAGGACGGCACCTACGTCGAGAGGATCTATTACGAGGACTGCCTCGAGGGCAACAAGATGCGTGAGGGCGATGAGATCAACTACTCCATCGGCCAGGGCGACACGCTCGTCACACCGATCCAGGAGGCGATGATCTACGGCGCCGTCGCCAACGGCGGCACCGAATACTTCCCCACCATCGGCAAGGCGGTCATCAGCCCCGACGGCAAGTCCGTCCAGGAGATCAAGCCCAGGGTGCAGCGCAAGCTGCCGGTCAGCCAGGCCACCCTCAAGGGTATGAACGACGCCTTCGCGGGCGTCATCACCCGCGGTACGGCGGCGTGGAAGTTCAACGGCTGGCCGCAGGACAAGATCCAGCTGCACGGCAAGACCGGTACCGCCGAGGTCTACGGCAAGCAGACCACCGGCTGGCTGGCCACGTACTCCAAGGACTACTCGGTGATCATGACGATCTCCCAGGCCGGTACGGGTTCCGGTTCCGCCGGTGAGGCCGTGCGCAACATCTACAGCGCGCTCTACGGCGTCCAGGGCGACGGCTCCATCGACAACAAGAAGGCGCTGCTGCCCCAGCCGCAGCAGGGCCTGCCCAAGGTCCGCACGGACGGCACCATCGACGCACCGAAGATCACCGGCGACCCCGGCAAGGACGCCGAGGCCTCCCAGAAGGACAACCCCAGCAACAACTCCGACCAGCAGCCCGCCACTTCCCCCTCGCCCACCACGGGCAACCGCAACACCCGCAGGCGGCCGCGCAGGCGGGGAAGCCGGAGGATGCCCGCATGA
- the rodA gene encoding rod shape-determining protein RodA yields MTGNSFSVSGYGPERAGWTRIFARDSLARRLDWPILIAALALSLLGSLLVFSATRNRTEINQGDPYYFLERHLLNLGIGFTLMIATIWLGHRGLRNIVPVLYGLSVLLALVVLTPLGATINGQRNWIVIGGFSIQPAEFLKVAIILGMAMMLAARVDAGDKPYPDHRTVAQSLGLAAVPCLILLLMPDLGSVLAMVAIILGVLLASGASNRWVFGLLTTGAIGCIAIWQLHILDQYQINRFAAFANPSLDPAGVGYNTNQARIAIGSGGLTGAGLFHGSQTTGQFVPEQQTDFVFTVAGEELGFLGAGLIIALIGLILWRACRIARDSTELYGTVVAAGIVAWFAFQAFENIGMTLGIMPVTGLPLPFVSYGGSSMFAVWVAVGLLQSIKVQRPMSA; encoded by the coding sequence ATGACCGGCAACAGCTTCTCCGTCTCCGGATACGGTCCCGAGCGGGCGGGCTGGACCAGGATCTTCGCCCGCGACTCGCTGGCCCGCCGGCTCGACTGGCCCATACTGATCGCCGCTCTCGCGCTGTCCCTGCTGGGCTCGCTGCTGGTCTTCTCGGCCACGCGCAACCGCACCGAGATCAACCAGGGCGACCCGTACTACTTCCTGGAACGGCACCTGCTGAACCTCGGCATCGGGTTCACCCTGATGATCGCCACGATCTGGCTCGGCCACCGCGGCCTGCGCAACATCGTGCCGGTCCTCTACGGTCTGTCGGTCCTGCTGGCGCTGGTCGTCCTCACGCCCCTCGGCGCGACGATCAACGGCCAGCGGAACTGGATCGTGATCGGCGGTTTCTCGATCCAGCCCGCCGAGTTCCTCAAGGTCGCGATCATCCTCGGGATGGCGATGATGCTGGCCGCCCGGGTGGACGCGGGTGACAAGCCGTACCCGGACCACCGGACCGTGGCGCAGTCCCTCGGCCTCGCGGCCGTACCGTGCCTGATCCTGCTGCTGATGCCCGACCTCGGCTCGGTGCTCGCCATGGTGGCCATCATCCTGGGCGTGCTGCTGGCCTCCGGCGCCTCCAACCGCTGGGTCTTCGGCCTGCTGACCACCGGCGCGATCGGCTGCATCGCCATCTGGCAGCTGCACATCCTGGACCAGTACCAGATCAACCGCTTCGCCGCCTTCGCCAACCCGAGCCTGGACCCGGCGGGCGTGGGCTACAACACCAACCAGGCCCGTATCGCCATCGGTTCCGGCGGTCTGACCGGGGCGGGGCTCTTCCACGGCTCGCAGACCACCGGCCAGTTCGTGCCCGAGCAGCAGACGGACTTCGTCTTCACGGTCGCGGGGGAGGAGCTGGGCTTCCTGGGCGCCGGCCTGATCATCGCCCTGATCGGCCTCATCCTGTGGCGGGCCTGCCGTATCGCCCGCGACTCCACGGAGCTGTACGGCACGGTCGTGGCCGCCGGAATCGTCGCCTGGTTCGCCTTCCAGGCCTTCGAGAACATCGGCATGACCCTCGGCATCATGCCGGTCACCGGCCTGCCCCTGCCGTTCGTCTCGTACGGCGGCTCGTCGATGTTCGCGGTGTGGGTGGCCGTCGGACTCCTGCAGTCGATCAAGGTACAGAGACCGATGTCCGCGTGA
- a CDS encoding HTTM domain-containing protein, protein MYENRNAATVAVPAPKPPADGVTAPPSSSAPASQPSTTEPPAVRVSVRERVVEGLSRFIAFAGRTHSPYQAAVIRIGYGFFFTCYLIREWPNRRVLFGDRNPWSLTMTRTLASNTHAFTVLTWSGGRWWFELVYHGAIAAAVLLMLGWRTRATAVLFLVGVLAIENRSPFAGDAGDDIIRIMAVYLAFTSCGQVWSLDARRRGPQAGDVRSDRVGAALWLTLGPLLLWASCVHWDGWLGVFWVMWSLQGLWFALDRWAPRHAMRSLLDSGAAMLHNCAILVIAAQVCFIYASAGLYKSQGTKWQDGSAVYYAMHLDLFRPWPWLTDLVSANMLLVFLLCYGTVIMQISFPFTLMYRKVKNVLLAVMILEHVGIAVILGIPFLSLAMIVSDSVFLPTALLVWADGRSAVLVRRIRERHGRDMGGRCVEGV, encoded by the coding sequence GTGTACGAAAACCGCAACGCGGCGACGGTCGCCGTTCCGGCACCCAAACCTCCCGCAGACGGCGTCACCGCCCCCCCGTCCTCGTCGGCCCCGGCGTCACAGCCGTCGACAACCGAGCCTCCTGCCGTCCGGGTCTCCGTACGCGAACGCGTCGTCGAGGGGCTGTCGCGATTCATCGCTTTCGCCGGCCGAACCCACTCCCCGTACCAGGCCGCTGTCATCCGGATCGGCTACGGCTTCTTCTTCACCTGCTACCTGATCCGGGAGTGGCCGAACCGCCGCGTGCTGTTCGGTGACCGCAATCCCTGGTCGCTGACCATGACCAGGACCCTTGCCTCCAACACGCACGCGTTCACTGTGCTCACCTGGTCGGGTGGCCGGTGGTGGTTCGAACTCGTCTACCACGGGGCGATCGCAGCCGCCGTACTGCTCATGCTGGGTTGGCGCACCCGCGCCACGGCGGTGCTCTTCCTCGTGGGAGTGCTCGCGATCGAGAACCGGAGTCCTTTCGCAGGCGACGCCGGTGACGACATCATCCGCATCATGGCGGTGTACTTGGCCTTCACGAGCTGTGGCCAGGTCTGGTCGCTGGACGCGCGCCGCCGTGGACCGCAGGCCGGAGACGTACGAAGCGACCGGGTCGGGGCCGCGTTGTGGCTCACGCTCGGCCCGCTGCTGTTGTGGGCTTCATGCGTCCACTGGGACGGCTGGCTCGGGGTCTTCTGGGTGATGTGGAGCCTCCAGGGCCTGTGGTTCGCCCTGGACCGGTGGGCCCCTCGGCACGCGATGCGCTCACTGCTGGACTCCGGCGCCGCCATGCTGCACAACTGCGCGATACTGGTCATCGCAGCTCAGGTCTGCTTCATCTACGCCTCAGCGGGCCTGTACAAGAGCCAAGGGACAAAGTGGCAGGACGGGAGCGCCGTCTACTACGCGATGCACCTGGACCTCTTCCGTCCCTGGCCGTGGCTGACCGACCTCGTCTCGGCGAACATGCTGCTGGTCTTCCTGCTGTGCTACGGCACGGTCATCATGCAGATCTCGTTCCCCTTCACGCTCATGTACCGCAAGGTCAAGAACGTGCTGCTGGCAGTCATGATCCTCGAACACGTCGGGATCGCGGTCATCCTGGGCATCCCCTTCCTGTCGCTCGCCATGATCGTCAGCGATTCGGTCTTCCTGCCCACAGCCCTCCTCGTCTGGGCCGACGGCCGGTCCGCAGTGCTGGTACGGCGGATCCGCGAGCGCCACGGACGAGATATGGGCGGGCGATGCGTTGAAGGGGTGTGA